The proteins below are encoded in one region of Glandiceps talaboti chromosome 17, keGlaTala1.1, whole genome shotgun sequence:
- the LOC144448701 gene encoding uncharacterized protein LOC144448701 isoform X1 — MENLDPTSSLASSQTSSQDPDYVPEETESPDRLGGYLRGVSRSSYTLRPDLTRDLTKHVDDSFTFKVGVCPVCEPILTQAAVGFFTIQHCCSTLKKRKKAHLEPLKTDNRQWRNIIEENKWIRGSLFDPAGNYLFCQECIVSVLGVSRQRLASQRNIKQQEFLNPVVSLKKKDVLLQKLEKYVLIPDPTVDWNDWWTGVCEEDEVEVRQFSARHGLEGRLSNNNKTVLKEQFLTFADANSYPTGRHEEHKGPLFYFLPVFTRLSIPRISENNYETKLKHSFIGVFNSNQQQLGRETVSSSAAEGWLSQYRSRHSIHPHKSDYCNTCKEVSKEICTKSTIVQRMTECGDTDEGELLRIKTTIDSLKLHIAEHKEKATIAQHFYKQSCNTAWQSQQMIEDLESKDVRTDEEEITLLEEKTNYVACFSIDYKMVVTVPQWHLTPQPAISYYKMKLCVDEAVIVHHNFGKAYSYIFDERCGPKNSNHTLSILDKHMRSLDLSWTTKAMVFMDNAPSTNKNTWLVCWIKEMMERHETLQYIRICFLLAGHSKFMPDWIFACMSSSMKKCDIFNTHDIETVASTYSEAKILSETDFADWRTSLRFHYGSLVVHGIGSYHDIMGERQDGAVVVLARENLDSGPWKNITPQMTIEGTAYPSENITPRALKPEKVKQLHEMYDRFIPDDKRLDFLPAPVHIYIIPPATETQQQQDPSAALGKQHMDALKMARRKK, encoded by the exons ATGGAGAACCTGGATCCAACATCCAGTTTGGCGTCATCACAGACATCTAGTCAGGACCCAGACTATGTACCCGAGGAGACTGAGTCACCAGACCGACTTGGTGGGTATTTGCGAGGAGTTTCTCGTTCGAGTTACACTCTCCGACCTGACCTCACACGGGATTTAACCAAACATGTTG atgattcttttacttttaaagttggAGTATGTCCAGTTTGTGAACCCATATTAACACAAGCAGCTGTTGGATTCTTTACCATCCAACATTGTTGCAGTACactcaaaaaaagaaaaaaagcacACCTGGAACCCCTTAAAACAGACAACAGACAATGGAGGAACATCATAGAAGAAAATAAATGGATTAGAGGAAGTTTATTTGACCCTGCAGGAAATTATTTATTCTGCCAAGAGTGTATTGTCAGTGTGCTTGGTGTATCACGCCAGCGATTGGCCAGCCAAAGAAATATCAAACAACAAGAATTCCTAAATCCAGTGGTGTcattaaaaaagaaagatgtCCTCCTTCAGAAACTGGAGAAGTACGTTCTTATTCCAGACCCAACTGTAGACTGGAATGACTGGTGGACCGGTGTCTGTGAAGAGGATGAAGTGGAGGTCAGACAGTTTTCAGCCCGACATGGTCTGGAAGGGAGATtgtcaaacaacaataaaactgTTCTGAAGGAACAATTCCTAACATTTGCTGATGCAAACTCCTATCCAACAGGTCGTCATGAAGAACACAAGGGTCCTTTGTTCTACTTTTTACCAGTATTTACCCGATTGTCTATTCCCAGGATTTCAGAGAATAACTATGAAACTAAACTGAAGCATTCTTTCATTGGTGTCTTCAACTCCAATCAGCAACAGCTTGGAAGAGAAACTGTAAGTAGCAGTGCAGCAGAGGGCTGGTTATCTCAGTACAGAAGCCGTCATTCAATTCACCCACACAAATCAGACTACTGCAATACTTGCAAAGAGGTCAGCAAAGAAATCTGTACTAAATCCACAATAGTACAGAGAATGACAGAGTGTGGTGATACTGATGAGGGAGAATTACTGAGGATAAAAACAACCATAGACAGTCTAAAGTTGCATATAGCAGAACATAAAGAAAAGGCAACTATAGCACAGCACTTCTATAAACAGTCTTGCAATACAGCATGGCAAAGTCAGCAAATGATTGAAGATTTGGAAAGTAAAGATGTAAGAACTGATGAGGAAGAAATAACACTCCTTGAAgagaaaacaaattatgttgCTTGCTTTAGCATTGACTACAAAATGGTTGTCACTGTACCACAATGGCATTTGACACCACAACCAGCCATATCATATTACAAGATGAAGCTTTGTGTTGATGAAGCAGTCATTGTTCATCATAATTTTGGCAAGGCATATTCCTACATATTTGATGAAAGGTGTGGACCAAAAAATAGCAACCACACATTATCAATTTTAGACAAGCACATGAGGAGTTTGGATCTATCCTGGACAACAAAGGCCATGGTATTCATGGATAATGCTCCAAGTACTAACAAAAACACATGGCTAGTTTGCTGGATTAAAGAAATGATGGAAAG acaTGAAACTCTGCAGTATATCAGAATCTGTTTTTTGCTTGCTGGACATTCAAAGTTTATGCCTGACTGGATATTTGCATGCATGTCATCATCAATGAAGAAATGTGATATCTTCAATACCCATGACATTGAAACTGTGGCATCAACATACAGTGAAGCAAAG ATCCTTTCTGAGACTGACTTTGCTGACTGGCGTACATCATTACGGTTCCACTATGGTAGCTTAGTGGTTCATGGTATTGGTAGCTATCACGATATCATGGGAGAAAGACAAGATGGTGCAGTTGTTGTCTTGGCAAGAGAGAACTTAGACAGTGGTCCATGGAAGAATATAACACCACAG ATGACAATTGAGGGGACAGCCTACccatctgaaaacatcacaccaAGAGCTCTTAAACCTGAAAAGGTAAAACAACTTCATGAAATGTATGATCGTTTCATTCCTGATGATAAAAGGCTTGACTTCCTTCCAGCACCAGTTCACATTTATATAATACCCCCTGCAACTGAAACACAACAGCAACAAGATCCATCAGCAGCATTAGGCAAGCAACACATGGATGCTCTAAAGATGGCAAGAAGAAAGAAAtag